A stretch of Lactuca sativa cultivar Salinas chromosome 6, Lsat_Salinas_v11, whole genome shotgun sequence DNA encodes these proteins:
- the LOC111893934 gene encoding transcription initiation factor TFIID subunit 5 isoform X2, with translation MDEEVLDKAVYLYLKKKGFTQTEQIFQQEQQNKNNKNSSSSITATDVSLSDPDLAKQILTFSQSESIPTLYHDGYSKLRSWTYSSLDLYKHELLRVLYPVFIHCFMDLIAKSHLQEARAFFNNFREDHEMMHSRDLTKLEGVLSPSHLEEMEFAHTLRQSKVNIKICQYSYDLLLQYLHKTQSITMLGIINEHIDFQVSPGQPSSISDDAEAFSLVGSGQDAANLINQKEIHWGLLEDSLEDRLDKAGGLLSDSEKTEGEGKEGELDENKKKSTEGGKQGGPLKKLKKDKVVGGAGKAARGEGEKSTAAPRVKPELTLPTILNCSSISHDGSLVAGGFSDSSLKVWDMAKLGRMGSSVLQGENDENTHGSNNGKRSYTLYQGHSGPVYSASFSPFGDFLLSSSSDSTIRLWSTKLNANVVCYKGHNYPVWDVQFSPLGHYFASASHDRTARIWSMDRIQPLRILAGHLSDVDCVQWHMNCNYLATGSSDKTVRLWDVQSGECIRIFIGHRSMILSLAMSPDGRYMASGDEDGSIMMWDVSNGRCVTPLVGHTSCVWSLAFSCEGSLLASGSADSTVKLWDVNTSVKPPKTEDNKSGNTNTNRLRSLKTLTTKSTPVYALRFSRRNLLFGAGALSTNV, from the exons ATGGATGAAGAAGTGTTGGATAAAGCTGTATATTTGTATCTAAAGAAAAAGGGATTCACCCAAACTGAACAGATTTTTCAACAAGAACAACAAAACAAGAACAACAAGAACTCCAGCTCATCTATCACTGCTACTGATGTTTCCCTTTCAGATCCAGATCTTGCTAAACAAATCCTCACATTTTCCCA GTCAGAAAGTATTCCAACACTGTATCATGATGGATACAGCAAGTTGAGGTCATGGACATATAGCTCACTAGATTTATACAAG CATGAATTGCTTCGTGTTCTCTACCCAGTATTTATCCACTGTTTCATGGATTTAATAGCAAAAAGCCATCTTCAAGAAG CTCGAGCATTCTTCAATAACTTTCGTGAAGATCATGAGATGATGCATTCACGAGACCTCACAAAATTAGAAGGTGTTCTTTCCCCATCTCATTTAGAG GAAATGGAGTTTGCTCACACTCTAAGGCAAAGCAAAGTGAATATAAAGATATGTCAG TATTCTTATGATCTTCTTCTTCAATATCTACACAAGACACAATCCATTACAATGCTTGGTATTATCAATGAGCATATTGATTTCCAAG TTTCTCCTGGACAACCTAGCTCTATATCTGATGATGCTGAAGCCTTTTCACTTGTTGGGAGTGGACAAGATGCTGCTAATTTAATAAACCAGAAAGAAATACATTGGGGG ttgCTTGAAGATTCTTTAGAAGATCGGCTTGATAAAGCAGGTGGGTTGCTCTCAGATTCAGAAAAGACAGAAGGAGAAGGCAAAGAAGGAGAGTTAGATGAAAATaag AAAAAATCAACAGAAGGTGGAAAGCAAGGTGGGCCCCtcaagaagctaaagaaggaTAAAGTTGTTGGTGGGGCAGGGAAAGCTGCCCGAGGGGAAGGTGAAAAGTCAACTGCTGCCCCACGGGTCAAACCCGAGCTTACTTTGCCAACAAT ATTAAATTGTTCATCAATATCCCACGATGGATCATTAGTAGCTGGAGGTTTCTCAGATTCATCACTCAAG GTGTGGGACATGGCGAAACTTGGGCGTATGGGGAGTt CTGTTTTGCAGGGTGAAAATGATGAAAACACACATGGATCAAATAATGGAAAAAGGTCTTACACTTTGTATCAGGGGCATTCTGGTCCAGTTTATTCAGCTTCATTTAGTCCTTTCGGGGATTTtctcttatcatcatcatcagatTCAACAA TTCGATTATGGAGCACAAAGTTGAATGCAAATGTCGTCTGCTACAAAGGTCATAATTACCCTGTATGGGATGTTCAG TTTAGTCCACTTGGACATTATTTTGCAAGTGCATCTCATGATAGAACAGCTAGGATTTGGTCAATGGATAGAATCCAGCCTCTAAGAATACTTGCAGGACACTTATCCGATGTTGAT TGTGTACAATGGCATATGAACTGCAATTACTTGGCAACCGGATCAAGTGACAAAACAGTTCGTTTATGGGATGTACAAAGTGGTGAATGCATAAGAATTTTCATTGGTCATAGGAGTATGATTTTATCATTGGCCATGTCACCCGATGGTAGATACATGGCATCTGGTGATGAAGATGGAAGTATCATGATGTGGGATGTTTCCAATGGTCGATGTGTCACTCCTCTTGTGGGCCATACTTCATGTGTCTGGTCTCTTGCTTTTAG TTGTGAGGGATCGCTTCTTGCGTCTGGTTCGGCTGATTCAACCGTCAAGTTGTGGGATGTTAATACAAGTGTGAAACCACCAAAAACCGAAGACAA TAAAAGTggaaatacaaatacaaatagacTGAGATCACTCAAGACTCTAACTACCAAATCCACCCCGGTTTATGCTTTAAGG TTTTCGAGAAGGAATCTTCTTTTTGGTGCTGGGGCTCTTTCAACAAATGTGTAA
- the LOC111893934 gene encoding transcription initiation factor TFIID subunit 5 isoform X1, giving the protein MDEEVLDKAVYLYLKKKGFTQTEQIFQQEQQNKNNKNSSSSITATDVSLSDPDLAKQILTFSQSESIPTLYHDGYSKLRSWTYSSLDLYKHELLRVLYPVFIHCFMDLIAKSHLQEARAFFNNFREDHEMMHSRDLTKLEGVLSPSHLEEMEFAHTLRQSKVNIKICQYSYDLLLQYLHKTQSITMLGIINEHIDFQVSPGQPSSISDDAEAFSLVGSGQDAANLINQKEIHWGLLEDSLEDRLDKAGGLLSDSEKTEGEGKEGELDENKKKSTEGGKQGGPLKKLKKDKVVGGAGKAARGEGEKSTAAPRVKPELTLPTISTDVEHSILEDLRNRVQLNNSTLPSVSFYTFINTHNGLNCSSISHDGSLVAGGFSDSSLKVWDMAKLGRMGSSVLQGENDENTHGSNNGKRSYTLYQGHSGPVYSASFSPFGDFLLSSSSDSTIRLWSTKLNANVVCYKGHNYPVWDVQFSPLGHYFASASHDRTARIWSMDRIQPLRILAGHLSDVDCVQWHMNCNYLATGSSDKTVRLWDVQSGECIRIFIGHRSMILSLAMSPDGRYMASGDEDGSIMMWDVSNGRCVTPLVGHTSCVWSLAFSCEGSLLASGSADSTVKLWDVNTSVKPPKTEDNKSGNTNTNRLRSLKTLTTKSTPVYALRFSRRNLLFGAGALSTNV; this is encoded by the exons ATGGATGAAGAAGTGTTGGATAAAGCTGTATATTTGTATCTAAAGAAAAAGGGATTCACCCAAACTGAACAGATTTTTCAACAAGAACAACAAAACAAGAACAACAAGAACTCCAGCTCATCTATCACTGCTACTGATGTTTCCCTTTCAGATCCAGATCTTGCTAAACAAATCCTCACATTTTCCCA GTCAGAAAGTATTCCAACACTGTATCATGATGGATACAGCAAGTTGAGGTCATGGACATATAGCTCACTAGATTTATACAAG CATGAATTGCTTCGTGTTCTCTACCCAGTATTTATCCACTGTTTCATGGATTTAATAGCAAAAAGCCATCTTCAAGAAG CTCGAGCATTCTTCAATAACTTTCGTGAAGATCATGAGATGATGCATTCACGAGACCTCACAAAATTAGAAGGTGTTCTTTCCCCATCTCATTTAGAG GAAATGGAGTTTGCTCACACTCTAAGGCAAAGCAAAGTGAATATAAAGATATGTCAG TATTCTTATGATCTTCTTCTTCAATATCTACACAAGACACAATCCATTACAATGCTTGGTATTATCAATGAGCATATTGATTTCCAAG TTTCTCCTGGACAACCTAGCTCTATATCTGATGATGCTGAAGCCTTTTCACTTGTTGGGAGTGGACAAGATGCTGCTAATTTAATAAACCAGAAAGAAATACATTGGGGG ttgCTTGAAGATTCTTTAGAAGATCGGCTTGATAAAGCAGGTGGGTTGCTCTCAGATTCAGAAAAGACAGAAGGAGAAGGCAAAGAAGGAGAGTTAGATGAAAATaag AAAAAATCAACAGAAGGTGGAAAGCAAGGTGGGCCCCtcaagaagctaaagaaggaTAAAGTTGTTGGTGGGGCAGGGAAAGCTGCCCGAGGGGAAGGTGAAAAGTCAACTGCTGCCCCACGGGTCAAACCCGAGCTTACTTTGCCAACAAT ATCAACAGATGTAGAACATTCTATTCTTGAAGACCTTAGAAACCGTGTACAATTAAACAATTCCACACTTCCTTCAGTTAGTTTCTACACATTCATTAATACACACAATGG ATTAAATTGTTCATCAATATCCCACGATGGATCATTAGTAGCTGGAGGTTTCTCAGATTCATCACTCAAG GTGTGGGACATGGCGAAACTTGGGCGTATGGGGAGTt CTGTTTTGCAGGGTGAAAATGATGAAAACACACATGGATCAAATAATGGAAAAAGGTCTTACACTTTGTATCAGGGGCATTCTGGTCCAGTTTATTCAGCTTCATTTAGTCCTTTCGGGGATTTtctcttatcatcatcatcagatTCAACAA TTCGATTATGGAGCACAAAGTTGAATGCAAATGTCGTCTGCTACAAAGGTCATAATTACCCTGTATGGGATGTTCAG TTTAGTCCACTTGGACATTATTTTGCAAGTGCATCTCATGATAGAACAGCTAGGATTTGGTCAATGGATAGAATCCAGCCTCTAAGAATACTTGCAGGACACTTATCCGATGTTGAT TGTGTACAATGGCATATGAACTGCAATTACTTGGCAACCGGATCAAGTGACAAAACAGTTCGTTTATGGGATGTACAAAGTGGTGAATGCATAAGAATTTTCATTGGTCATAGGAGTATGATTTTATCATTGGCCATGTCACCCGATGGTAGATACATGGCATCTGGTGATGAAGATGGAAGTATCATGATGTGGGATGTTTCCAATGGTCGATGTGTCACTCCTCTTGTGGGCCATACTTCATGTGTCTGGTCTCTTGCTTTTAG TTGTGAGGGATCGCTTCTTGCGTCTGGTTCGGCTGATTCAACCGTCAAGTTGTGGGATGTTAATACAAGTGTGAAACCACCAAAAACCGAAGACAA TAAAAGTggaaatacaaatacaaatagacTGAGATCACTCAAGACTCTAACTACCAAATCCACCCCGGTTTATGCTTTAAGG TTTTCGAGAAGGAATCTTCTTTTTGGTGCTGGGGCTCTTTCAACAAATGTGTAA